A genome region from Magnolia sinica isolate HGM2019 chromosome 8, MsV1, whole genome shotgun sequence includes the following:
- the LOC131253675 gene encoding uncharacterized protein LOC131253675, producing MEFIYCFSVHLVFVMWIVFSSPEVTAQSLPESSKVSVRQLDALLQDYTYRSFVRLVHPKTGRLYNAPVPANLSTIKLTAMRLRSGSLRSKGVHGYNEFEIPDGIIAKPYVLRLILVFQNLGNLSSFYYGLQGYRFLAPVLGLLAYDATNLSATGLPELDITLSKGPISIQFRDVETAPSGSTPKCVWFDLDALPQFSDLESSNVCSTSHQGHFSIVVESTAPAPAPVAPPSPVPAGPNLSPGHGKNKSKAWKIAVPVVGGFILLVLFVMLLVWLIRYRQNKKMAEMERQADIGEALQMTSIGHTRAPVAMGTRTPPSLENEYVP from the coding sequence ATGGAGTTTATATACTGTTTCTCGGTGCATCTTGTATTCGTCATGTGGATTGTTTTTTCGTCGCCAGAAGTTACAGCTCAGTCATTGCCGGAATCTTCTAAAGTTTCAGTGCGGCAGCTAGACGCGCTTCTTCAGGACTATACTTACAGGTCATTCGTCCGCCTCGTCCACCCAAAGACAGGACGACTCTACAATGCTCCAGTTCCGGCCAATCTATCCACAATAAAGCTGACCGCAATGAGACTCCGCAGCGGTAGTCTGCGGAGCAAAGGAGTTCATGGCTATAATGAGTTTGAAATCCCTGATGGAATCATTGCTAAACCTTATGTCCTGCGGCTCATTCTTGTATTCCAGAATTTGGGTAACTTGTCTTCTTTCTATTATGGTCtgcaaggttataggtttttagcgCCCGTGCTCGGCCTCCTTGCATATGATGCAACGAATTTATCTGCTACGGGTTTGCCTGAATTAGATATAACGCTATCGAAGGGACCCATTTCGATTCAGTTTAGAGATGTCGAAACAGCGCCGAGTGGGTCAACTCCGAAGTGTGTTTGGTTTGATTTGGATGCTTTGCCACAATTCAGTGATTTGGAATCGAGCAATGTCTGTTCAACGAGTCACCAGGGGCATTTCTCTATTGTGGTTGAGTCTACTGCGCCTGCTCCTGCACCAGTGGCTCCGCCTAGTCCTGTCCCAGCAGGTCCAAATTTGAGCCCCGGTCATGGAAAAAACAAGTCGAAGGCGTGGAAGATTGCCGTTCCTGTGGTGGGCGGGTTCATATTATTGGTTCTGTTTGTTATGCTGTTGGTGTGGTTGATAAGATATAGACAAAATAAGAAGATGGCAGAGATGGAACGCCAGGCGGACATCGGGGAGGCATTGCAGATGACGTCTATTGGACATACAAGGGCCCCAGTGGCGATGGGTACTCGGACACCGCCATCCCTTGAGAATGAATATGTGCCTTGA